The Vidua macroura isolate BioBank_ID:100142 chromosome 4, ASM2450914v1, whole genome shotgun sequence genome window below encodes:
- the LAP3 gene encoding cytosol aminopeptidase isoform X2, whose product MEAPANYITPIKFAEHIEKKLRTFSNVKVHIRPESWITTQEMGAFLSVAKGSAEPPIFLEIHYLGGANTNDSPLVFVGKGVTFDSGGISLKPSSGMDAMRADMGGAATVCSAIVTAAALNLPLNIIGLAPLCENMPSGKANKPGDVVRAKNGKTIQVDNTDAEGRLLLADALCYAHNFNARAIVNAATLTGAMDVALGSAATGVFTNSSWLWTHLYEASILTGDRVWRMPLFEHYTKQVTDCSLADVSNIGKYSRAGGACTAAAFLKEFVTASHWAHLDIAGVMSNKDEVPYLRKGMAGRPTRTLVEFAARLSQDSHNAK is encoded by the exons ATGGAGGCTCCAGCTAATTATATAACTCCAATCAAATTTGCTGAACATATTGAAAAGAAGCTCAGAACTTTCAGCAATGTAAAGGTCCACATAAG ACCAGAGTCTTGGATAACAACACAAGAGATGGGAGCATTCCTGAGTGTAGCTAAGGGTTCAGCTGAACCTCCCATATTTCTGGAGATTCACTATTTAGGGGGTGCTAATACAAATGACTCCCCATTGGTATTTGTAGGAAAAGGAGTTACATTTGACAG CGGTGGCATTTCACTGAAGCCGTCGTCAGGTATGGATGCGATGAGAGCAGATATGGGAGGGGCAGCAACTGTCTGTTCAGCCattgtgacagcagcagctctaaaTCTACCTTTGAACATAATTG GTTTGGCACCCCTCTGTGAAAATATGCCCAGTGGTAAGGCAAACAAGCCTGGGGATGTAGTTAGAGCCAAGAATGGAAAAACAATACAG GTAGATAACACAGATGCAGAAGGAAGACTGCTGTTAGCTGATGCTCTCTGTTATGCCCACAATTTTAATGCAAGGGCTATTGTGAATGCTGCAACATTAACAG GTGCCATGGATGTTGCACTGGGATCTGCTGCGACTGGAGTGTTCACAAATTCATCTTGGCTTTGGACTCACCTCTATGAG gccaGCATTTTGACAGGGGACAGAGTTTGGAGGATGCCTCTTTTTGAGCATTACACAAAACAAGTCACAGACTGTTCTCTTGCAGATGTGAGTAACATTGGAAAGTACAGCAG agctggaggagcatgcacagctgctgcattcctgAAGGAATTTGTGACTGCCTCTCACTGGGCTCATTTGGATATAGCTGGGGTCATGTCAAATAAAGATGAGGTGCCGTATCTCCGGAAGGGCATGGCAGGGCGGCCCACAAGAACACTTGTTGAGTTTGCAGCTCGATTAAGTCAAGACAGTCACAAtgccaaataa
- the MED28 gene encoding mediator of RNA polymerase II transcription subunit 28 codes for MAGALGGMFGSQAPGPPPPGPPGPPGLIPPPAGPRNPNNTLVDELEASFEACFASLVSQDYVNGTDQEEIRTGVDQCIQKFLDVARQTECFFLQKRLQLSVQKPEQVIKEDVSELRNELQRKEALIQKHLSKLRHWQQVLEDISVQHKKPAEMPQGPLAYLEQASANIPAPMKQT; via the exons ATGGCGGGCGCGCTGGGCGGAATGTTCGGCTCCCaggccccggggccgccgccgccggggccgcccggcccgcccggccTCATCCCAccgcccgcggggccgcgcAACCCCAACAACACGCTGGTGGACGAGCTGGAGGCGTCCTTCGAG GCCTGCTTCGCCTCGCTGGTGAGCCAGGACTACGTGAACGGCACGGACCAGGAGGAGATCCGCACCG GTGTTGATCAGTGCATCCAAAAGTTTCTGGATGTTGCAAGACAGACGGAATGCTTTTTTCTACAAAAAAGACTGCAGCTATCAGTCCAGAAACCAGAACAAGTAATTAAAGAG GATGTTTCAGAATTAAGAAATGAAttgcagagaaaagaagcaTTAATTCAGAAGCATTTGAGTAAACTGCGACACTGGCAACAGGTTCTGGAAGACATCAGTGTACAGCACAAAAAGCCTGCAGAAATGCCTCAAGGTCCATTAGCTTACCTAGAACAAGCATCTGCAAATATTCCTGCTCCAATGAAGCAAACATAA
- the FAM184B gene encoding protein FAM184B isoform X1, producing MASGINNIHQPGTCNGSKAARSSWTEECSREMHMKMCKKIAQLTKVIYALNTKNDEHEDSIQALREAHEEEIQTILAETRETVLQCKSKVEEEQLLRKHIQALEIAVAQHKRLKEEALAELILCKKQAEEKESRTEEKKAEMGLSTDTVDTTAGFENKLPHLNQDFDGLLKECKAFREENLDKNINSDEKCSVERHTVMNEMENLKSKNQKTSKEYTQKTRKLRAPCETEKETLKIAMQQSVLETNCQQGETEQKKSSETEEGFLLQQVKKLEADLEEKSQKINERKKHSQKLKERIQELQTQLDEFKRKSECELKQLEKEKEVLTGKLQNSSLEVAQLKQILEQQANNFKESLKKHNLQSNKEKEKLLQDLQNTIKENQNVKLQLEASHQKVLKMLEKSKDQELKEAEERLKKEFNETFKIQHQSHRLEIQTLEEKAKKELHDELEQIQKQQTLLLGSLRMELSEQQTSCTNLKKQIEELQMELRSVRTLKKQQEGSSQSQIRSLHDELEKCQSEISELKKENLLLKDTMELLSAEFESQKQEAAHLQDRDKQHRRLLVEDLNIKHKKELDILKRDHRKEIENIVSDFSSTQAHLQAKIFSLETALKELEEKSRKWESRPEDTHLINCLQDKLSEREEIIKQLAEGRKCQHSLPANTGSHRNRSFSFNPNTACLTPSMKQKKKVEVPSRVVSVPNLASYAKSFLSCDLRSKRSAPQITKSTSLDRSSGCLRVGSPSTQSSDSSAATRTHGTEPPQTKDDQKQDPQHQEWFTKYFSF from the exons GTGATATATGCCCTGAACACTAAGAATGATGAACATGAGGACAGTATACAGGCTTTGAGAGAAGCTCATGAAGAAGAAATTCAGACTATTCTTGCTGAGACAAGAGAAACAGTTCTCCAGTGTAAAAGCAAAGTTGAAGAAGAACAGTTACTGAGGAAGCATATTCAGGCCCTTGAAATTGCAGTTGCACAACACAAGAGATTGAAGGAAGAAGCCTTAGCAGAGTTAATATTGTGTAAAAAGcaagcagaagagaaggagtcaagaacagaagagaaaaaagcagagatggGCCTTTCTACAGACACAGTAGATACCACTGCAGGCTTTGAAAACAAACTTCCACATTTAAATCAGGACTTTGATGGACTGCTAAAGGAATGCAAAGCatttagagaagaaaatctagataaaaacataaattcagATGAAAAATGTAGTGTGGAAAGGCACACTGTAATGAATGAGATGGAAAACCTGAAGAGCAAGAACCAGAAAACATCTAAAGAATATactcagaaaacaagaaaactgCGAGCCCCTTGTGAGACAGAAAAAGAGACTTTGAAAATAGCCATGCAGCAATCTGTGCTAGAAACAAACTGTCAACAAGGAGAAACGGAGCAAAAGAAGAGCTCAGAGACTGAGGAAGGCTTTTTGCTGCAGCAGGTAAAGAAGCTGGAAGCAGACCTAGAGGAGAAAAGCCAGAAGATAAATGAGAGGAAGAAGCATTCCCAGAAGCTGAAGGAGCGAATACAG gagCTCCAGACACAGCTAgatgaatttaaaagaaaatctgagtGTGAACTGAAGCaactagagaaagaaaaagaagttctAACTGGGAAACTTCAAAACTCTTCACTTGAG GTGGCTCAGCTGAAACAAATATTAGAACAAcaagcaaataatttcaaggAGTCACTGAAGAAACATAATCTACAGTccaacaaagaaaaagagaagctttTGCAGGATCTTCAAAACACcattaaagaaaaccaaaatgttaaACTGCAGTTGGAGGCATCACATCAAAAAGTCTTAAAAATGTTGGAGAAAAGCAAGGATCAGGAACTCAAG GAGGCAGAAGAACGTttgaaaaaggaatttaatgAGACTTTCAAGATCCAACATCAGTCTCATAGGCTGGAAATACAAACCTtggaagagaaagcaaagaaagaattaCATGATGAACTTGAGCAGATACAAAAGCAGCAAACCCTATTGCTAG GATCTCTAAGGATGGAACTCTCCGAGCAACAGACATCATGCACAAACCTAAAGAAACAAATAGAAGAACTACAGATGGAGCTGAGGAGTGTGAGGACACTGAAGAAGCAACAG GAAGGAAGTAGCCAAAGCCAGATCAGATCTCTTCACGATGAACTGGAAAAATGTCAGAGTGAAATTTCTGAACTCAAGAAAGAGAATTTACTTTTGAAGGACACAATGGAGCTGCTCAGTGCTGAGTTTGAGTCACAGAAGCAAGAAGCTGCACACCTTCAGGATAGAGATAAACAGCATAGAAG GCTACTGGTAGAAGACCTCAATATCAAGCATAAAAAAGAACTGGACATACTGAAACGAGATCACCGGAAGGAAATTGAAAACATAGTATCTGATTTCAGCAGCACTCAGGCACATCTCCAGGCAAAGATTTTCTCCTTAGAAACTGC ACTTAAAGAATTAGAAGAAAAGTCAAGAAAGTGGGAGTCCAGGCCTGAAGATACACACCTTATAAACTGTCTGCAAGACAAATTAAGTGAGAGAGAAGAGATTATCAAGCAGCTGGCG gaaggaagaaaatgtcaGCATTCACTTCCAGCCAACACTGGATCTCACAGGAATCGGTCATTTTCTTTCAACCCTAATACAGCATGCTTGACTCCCTCCATGAAG cagaagaaaaaggttGAGGTGCCCAGTCGTGTTGTCAGTGTTCCGAATTTAGCTTCCTACGCAAAGAGCTTTTTGAGCTGTGACTTGAGATCAAAAAGAAGTGCTCCTCAAATAACAAAATCTACAAGCTTAGACCGGAGTTCTGGCTGCCTCAGGGTGGGCTCTCCATCAACACAGTCCTCAGACAGCAGTGCTGCCACAAG GACACATGGCACTGAACCACCACAAACCAAAGATGACCAGAAACAAGACCCTCAGCATCAAGAATGGTTTActaagtatttttcattttaa
- the FAM184B gene encoding protein FAM184B isoform X2: MASGINNIHQPGTCNGSKAARSSWTEECSREMHMKMCKKIAQLTKVIYALNTKNDEHEDSIQALREAHEEEIQTILAETRETVLQCKSKVEEEQLLRKHIQALEIAVAQHKRLKEEALAELILCKKQAEEKESRTEEKKAEMGLSTDTVDTTAGFENKLPHLNQDFDGLLKECKAFREENLDKNINSDEKCSVERHTVMNEMENLKSKNQKTSKEYTQKTRKLRAPCETEKETLKIAMQQSVLETNCQQGETEQKKSSETEEGFLLQQVKKLEADLEEKSQKINERKKHSQKLKERIQELQTQLDEFKRKSECELKQLEKEKEVLTGKLQNSSLEVAQLKQILEQQANNFKESLKKHNLQSNKEKEKLLQDLQNTIKENQNVKLQLEASHQKVLKMLEKSKDQELKEAEERLKKEFNETFKIQHQSHRLEIQTLEEKAKKELHDELEQIQKQQTLLLGSLRMELSEQQTSCTNLKKQIEELQMELRSVRTLKKQQEGSSQSQIRSLHDELEKCQSEISELKKENLLLKDTMELLSAEFESQKQEAAHLQDRDKQHRRLKELEEKSRKWESRPEDTHLINCLQDKLSEREEIIKQLAEGRKCQHSLPANTGSHRNRSFSFNPNTACLTPSMKQKKKVEVPSRVVSVPNLASYAKSFLSCDLRSKRSAPQITKSTSLDRSSGCLRVGSPSTQSSDSSAATRTHGTEPPQTKDDQKQDPQHQEWFTKYFSF, from the exons GTGATATATGCCCTGAACACTAAGAATGATGAACATGAGGACAGTATACAGGCTTTGAGAGAAGCTCATGAAGAAGAAATTCAGACTATTCTTGCTGAGACAAGAGAAACAGTTCTCCAGTGTAAAAGCAAAGTTGAAGAAGAACAGTTACTGAGGAAGCATATTCAGGCCCTTGAAATTGCAGTTGCACAACACAAGAGATTGAAGGAAGAAGCCTTAGCAGAGTTAATATTGTGTAAAAAGcaagcagaagagaaggagtcaagaacagaagagaaaaaagcagagatggGCCTTTCTACAGACACAGTAGATACCACTGCAGGCTTTGAAAACAAACTTCCACATTTAAATCAGGACTTTGATGGACTGCTAAAGGAATGCAAAGCatttagagaagaaaatctagataaaaacataaattcagATGAAAAATGTAGTGTGGAAAGGCACACTGTAATGAATGAGATGGAAAACCTGAAGAGCAAGAACCAGAAAACATCTAAAGAATATactcagaaaacaagaaaactgCGAGCCCCTTGTGAGACAGAAAAAGAGACTTTGAAAATAGCCATGCAGCAATCTGTGCTAGAAACAAACTGTCAACAAGGAGAAACGGAGCAAAAGAAGAGCTCAGAGACTGAGGAAGGCTTTTTGCTGCAGCAGGTAAAGAAGCTGGAAGCAGACCTAGAGGAGAAAAGCCAGAAGATAAATGAGAGGAAGAAGCATTCCCAGAAGCTGAAGGAGCGAATACAG gagCTCCAGACACAGCTAgatgaatttaaaagaaaatctgagtGTGAACTGAAGCaactagagaaagaaaaagaagttctAACTGGGAAACTTCAAAACTCTTCACTTGAG GTGGCTCAGCTGAAACAAATATTAGAACAAcaagcaaataatttcaaggAGTCACTGAAGAAACATAATCTACAGTccaacaaagaaaaagagaagctttTGCAGGATCTTCAAAACACcattaaagaaaaccaaaatgttaaACTGCAGTTGGAGGCATCACATCAAAAAGTCTTAAAAATGTTGGAGAAAAGCAAGGATCAGGAACTCAAG GAGGCAGAAGAACGTttgaaaaaggaatttaatgAGACTTTCAAGATCCAACATCAGTCTCATAGGCTGGAAATACAAACCTtggaagagaaagcaaagaaagaattaCATGATGAACTTGAGCAGATACAAAAGCAGCAAACCCTATTGCTAG GATCTCTAAGGATGGAACTCTCCGAGCAACAGACATCATGCACAAACCTAAAGAAACAAATAGAAGAACTACAGATGGAGCTGAGGAGTGTGAGGACACTGAAGAAGCAACAG GAAGGAAGTAGCCAAAGCCAGATCAGATCTCTTCACGATGAACTGGAAAAATGTCAGAGTGAAATTTCTGAACTCAAGAAAGAGAATTTACTTTTGAAGGACACAATGGAGCTGCTCAGTGCTGAGTTTGAGTCACAGAAGCAAGAAGCTGCACACCTTCAGGATAGAGATAAACAGCATAGAAG ACTTAAAGAATTAGAAGAAAAGTCAAGAAAGTGGGAGTCCAGGCCTGAAGATACACACCTTATAAACTGTCTGCAAGACAAATTAAGTGAGAGAGAAGAGATTATCAAGCAGCTGGCG gaaggaagaaaatgtcaGCATTCACTTCCAGCCAACACTGGATCTCACAGGAATCGGTCATTTTCTTTCAACCCTAATACAGCATGCTTGACTCCCTCCATGAAG cagaagaaaaaggttGAGGTGCCCAGTCGTGTTGTCAGTGTTCCGAATTTAGCTTCCTACGCAAAGAGCTTTTTGAGCTGTGACTTGAGATCAAAAAGAAGTGCTCCTCAAATAACAAAATCTACAAGCTTAGACCGGAGTTCTGGCTGCCTCAGGGTGGGCTCTCCATCAACACAGTCCTCAGACAGCAGTGCTGCCACAAG GACACATGGCACTGAACCACCACAAACCAAAGATGACCAGAAACAAGACCCTCAGCATCAAGAATGGTTTActaagtatttttcattttaa